The Pseudomonas extremaustralis genome contains a region encoding:
- the ptaA gene encoding pyoverdine biosynthesis transaminase PtaA, with protein MVSVSRRSLLALGAALPLLGRLDWALAAPPPTDTETVLLNYNESPYGPSPAAREAMQRGIATAGRYPYKHMYALAGLFAQQQGIAQDRVAVFSGSMAALRYAVLAFTSEVRGLVMATPSYEVPRQAAESHKAPVREVDLNREHAHDIPAMLAADPSAGMLYVCNPNNPTGTLTPTDAIRQALANKPDGSVLVVDEAYIDFADAPSVVSWVKDHDDLLVLRTFSKIYGMAGARLGLAIGHPALLERLAVFGGDNVPAGTSLLGGLASLEDSTLLAQRKALNARLRDETVTWLKARGFACTASHSNCFMIDVKQPAERVVEALGAHGVKIGRVWTRWPQWVRVTVGSKEEMARFRQVFAAQVARV; from the coding sequence ATGGTCAGCGTTAGTCGCCGGTCCCTTCTCGCCCTGGGCGCCGCCTTGCCCTTGCTGGGGCGCCTGGATTGGGCGCTGGCCGCCCCACCACCGACCGACACTGAAACAGTGCTGCTCAACTACAACGAAAGCCCCTATGGCCCGTCGCCGGCCGCACGCGAAGCGATGCAGCGCGGCATCGCCACCGCCGGGCGTTATCCCTACAAACACATGTACGCCCTGGCGGGGTTGTTTGCCCAACAGCAAGGCATCGCGCAAGACCGGGTGGCGGTGTTTTCCGGCTCCATGGCGGCCCTGCGCTACGCGGTGCTGGCGTTCACCAGCGAAGTCCGCGGCCTGGTGATGGCCACGCCGTCCTACGAAGTGCCGCGCCAGGCGGCCGAGTCACATAAGGCGCCGGTACGCGAAGTCGACCTCAACCGCGAGCACGCCCACGACATCCCGGCGATGCTTGCCGCCGACCCCAGTGCCGGCATGCTCTATGTGTGCAACCCCAACAACCCCACCGGCACCCTGACGCCCACCGACGCGATTCGCCAGGCGCTGGCGAACAAACCCGACGGCAGCGTATTGGTGGTGGATGAGGCCTACATCGACTTTGCCGATGCGCCAAGCGTGGTGAGTTGGGTCAAGGACCACGACGACCTGCTGGTACTGCGTACCTTCTCGAAAATCTACGGCATGGCCGGCGCCCGCCTGGGCCTGGCGATCGGCCACCCGGCGCTGCTGGAACGCTTGGCGGTATTTGGCGGCGACAACGTACCGGCCGGCACTTCCTTGCTCGGCGGCCTGGCCAGCCTGGAAGACAGCACGCTGCTGGCGCAACGCAAGGCACTCAATGCCCGACTGCGCGATGAAACCGTCACCTGGCTCAAGGCCCGCGGTTTTGCCTGCACGGCGTCTCACAGCAACTGTTTCATGATCGACGTGAAGCAACCCGCCGAGCGGGTCGTCGAGGCCCTGGGCGCGCACGGTGTGAAGATCGGCCGGGTGTGGACGCGCTGGCCGCAGTGGGTGCGGGTGACGGTGGGGAGCAAAGAGGAGATGGCGCGTTTTCGGCAGGTATTTGCGGCGCAGGTGGCGCGTGTGTAA